The following are from one region of the Deltaproteobacteria bacterium genome:
- a CDS encoding class I SAM-dependent methyltransferase — MRNSLLDLAAGEGRNALWLAERGWDVEAVDFAERALERGRALAARRGVRVRWRNEDLTAWASEARAYDLVLIAYLHLPWDAMRPILERAAAAVAPGGTLLLVGHDRRNLTEGYGGPPSAAVLYGPDDVVSALGDLRIERAETVEREVATGEGPRVALDVLVRARRER, encoded by the coding sequence ATGCGCAACAGCCTCCTAGACCTCGCCGCCGGCGAGGGGCGCAACGCGCTGTGGCTCGCCGAGCGCGGCTGGGACGTGGAGGCGGTGGACTTCGCCGAGCGCGCGCTCGAGCGCGGCCGCGCCCTCGCGGCGCGGCGCGGCGTCCGCGTCCGCTGGCGCAACGAGGACCTCACCGCGTGGGCGTCCGAGGCGCGCGCGTACGACCTCGTGTTGATCGCCTACTTGCACCTGCCGTGGGATGCGATGCGCCCCATCCTCGAGCGCGCTGCGGCCGCCGTCGCGCCGGGCGGTACGCTGCTGTTGGTCGGACACGACCGGCGCAACCTCACCGAGGGCTACGGCGGTCCGCCGTCGGCCGCCGTGCTCTACGGACCCGACGACGTGGTGTCGGCGCTCGGCGATTTGCGCATCGAGCGGGCCGAGACGGTCGAGCGCGAAGTGGCGACCGGCGAGGGGCCTCGCGTCGCCCTCGACGTGCTCGTCCGCGCCCGCCGCGAGCGGTGA